A window of the Candidatus Paraluminiphilus aquimaris genome harbors these coding sequences:
- a CDS encoding acylase → MMTRVLRVFSSLASLSLLLMSGVSATAFEATIERDNYGVPHIYGDTDADAAFGLAYAQAEDAWPIMEGSLPFYRGTAGLYEGQEGAQTDYLVKWLDLWGTLDKNYERDLSPKIRAYVEGFAAGFNAFAADNPSEVKYPELLPVTGKDIVAGHMLRHPLFYGFNEPVLALFGDERPNTVSKAPYNPQPKDPIGSNATAIAPKRTDDGSTYLIINSHQPLTGPVAWYEAHIESNEGLNVMGGLFPGAPTMGVGFTEEHGWGATVNKPDLVDVYVLEMNPDNPNQYRLDGQWRDLEVGKVKLKLKIWGFIPWSVTREVLHSEHGPALRTDHGVYAIRYAGINEMKQVEQWLAMNKAQNFQQWKDAIALNHIQSFNFVYANKHGDIHFIHNAQLPVRAPGWNWQQYLPGDRSELIWRDYHPTSVLPQVTNPQSGFVHSANQTPFNISEARDNPLPANAPRNGGWQTRMTNRATRGLELFEEFDQISFDEAWQLKHDNRYSINYRGMAFLDEVTALPPSSEAVASAIDILSSWDRGTDKANRGAALGVCVLAAEWQAESGGTSTPDANEILNECIEQTLAIGGRLDPAWGDVNRHGRDGKHWPVAGGPDTLRAIYSRRLEGDDHLTAVAGDGLYYFIRWTPDGEQRVLGTHQYGNDMTNPDSPHYLDQAEDYTNEILHEPRFTEESRQGHVSRRYTVSSN, encoded by the coding sequence ATGATGACACGCGTCCTCCGAGTATTTTCGTCCCTTGCATCGCTTAGCCTACTGTTAATGAGCGGGGTATCCGCAACAGCCTTTGAAGCGACCATCGAACGAGACAACTATGGCGTCCCGCATATTTACGGTGACACCGACGCAGACGCTGCCTTTGGATTAGCCTACGCGCAGGCAGAGGATGCTTGGCCCATTATGGAAGGCAGCCTGCCCTTTTACCGCGGTACCGCAGGACTCTATGAGGGGCAAGAGGGGGCACAAACCGACTATCTAGTTAAGTGGCTCGACTTATGGGGAACGCTTGATAAAAACTACGAGCGCGATCTGTCGCCCAAGATCCGTGCCTATGTTGAGGGTTTTGCAGCGGGCTTTAACGCCTTTGCAGCGGATAATCCGTCAGAAGTTAAATACCCGGAGCTGCTGCCCGTAACGGGTAAAGATATTGTTGCGGGCCACATGCTTCGCCACCCGCTTTTTTATGGTTTCAATGAGCCGGTGCTGGCGCTTTTTGGTGATGAGAGACCTAACACGGTTAGCAAGGCGCCTTACAACCCACAGCCCAAAGACCCCATTGGTTCTAACGCGACCGCGATTGCACCCAAGCGCACGGATGATGGCTCGACTTACCTCATTATTAATTCGCATCAACCCCTGACAGGTCCTGTCGCCTGGTATGAAGCACATATCGAGTCGAACGAGGGGCTCAATGTTATGGGCGGACTCTTCCCCGGAGCACCAACCATGGGCGTTGGATTTACTGAGGAGCATGGCTGGGGCGCCACGGTAAATAAGCCTGATCTCGTGGATGTTTATGTGCTCGAAATGAATCCTGACAACCCCAACCAATACCGCCTTGATGGCCAGTGGCGAGACCTTGAAGTAGGAAAAGTGAAGCTCAAGCTGAAAATTTGGGGATTCATACCTTGGTCTGTAACCAGAGAGGTCCTCCACTCAGAGCATGGTCCCGCACTGCGGACTGACCATGGTGTTTATGCCATCCGTTACGCTGGCATCAACGAGATGAAGCAAGTCGAACAATGGCTGGCCATGAACAAAGCGCAGAACTTCCAACAATGGAAAGATGCCATCGCCTTAAACCACATCCAGAGCTTTAATTTTGTCTATGCCAACAAACACGGTGACATCCACTTTATTCACAATGCTCAGCTACCCGTAAGGGCCCCTGGCTGGAATTGGCAGCAATACCTACCCGGCGACCGCTCGGAGCTCATTTGGCGGGACTACCACCCTACTTCGGTCCTGCCCCAAGTCACTAATCCTCAATCGGGATTTGTGCACAGTGCCAATCAGACGCCTTTTAACATAAGCGAGGCGCGGGATAATCCGCTACCTGCTAACGCCCCAAGAAATGGCGGATGGCAGACACGCATGACCAACCGTGCAACGCGTGGACTCGAGCTATTTGAGGAGTTTGACCAAATTTCCTTTGATGAAGCGTGGCAATTGAAACACGACAACCGTTATTCCATTAATTATCGTGGGATGGCCTTCCTCGACGAGGTAACAGCGTTGCCACCTTCAAGCGAGGCAGTCGCAAGCGCCATCGATATTTTATCGTCTTGGGATCGCGGAACAGATAAAGCCAACCGCGGCGCGGCACTGGGAGTCTGTGTGCTTGCAGCCGAATGGCAGGCAGAAAGTGGTGGCACCAGCACCCCGGATGCAAACGAAATCCTCAATGAATGTATTGAGCAAACCCTGGCTATCGGGGGGCGTCTAGACCCCGCCTGGGGCGATGTGAATCGTCACGGACGAGACGGCAAACATTGGCCGGTTGCAGGTGGCCCAGACACGCTGAGAGCTATTTATTCTCGACGGCTCGAGGGCGACGACCATCTCACCGCTGTCGCCGGTGATGGCCTTTATTACTTCATTCGCTGGACACCCGATGGTGAACAACGGGTTCTCGGCACTCACCAATACGGTAACGACATGACCAACCCAGACTCACCGCACTATCTGGATCAGGCAGAGGATTATACGAACGAAATTCTTCATGAACCGCGCTTTACTGAGGAAAGTCGTCAAGGCCACGTTAGCCGGCGCTACACGGTCTCCTCAAATTGA
- a CDS encoding glycoside hydrolase family 2 TIM barrel-domain containing protein, with the protein MAKVELLGNQTSGYQLIVDGAPFFIKGAGLEFGRLESLALAGGNAFRTWRATNGERDATDILDEAQALGLKVCMGLDIARERHGFDYSDQTAVDAQTEQMMQDVLRLKDHPALLMWGLGNELNLRAKNEGVWDAVEALALRIKAEDPDHPVTTMLAGIDAHTVEAIAARAPSLDFLSFQIYGEIDHLPKILDEAGYDGPYQITEWGPTGHWESPETAWGRPFEPSSTEKANDILRRYEDIILSDAKRCLGSYIFLWGQKQERTPTWYGMFLETGERTEAVEVMQKMWTGNLPTHKAPKIQSLFLNQQEAPVSIEADVDQVLSAEVMLTGNDNHLISWRVREEVPAALQSDGGDFEPTPPTLHSMTGTHAREFSFKLSKPGEYRLFCQIDAPEKTSAVSNIPFLIKPKPLKLKRFLNLFGRKAA; encoded by the coding sequence ATGGCAAAGGTAGAACTCCTCGGCAATCAGACTAGCGGCTATCAGCTAATCGTTGACGGTGCGCCCTTCTTCATTAAAGGAGCGGGGCTGGAGTTCGGTCGTCTTGAATCTTTAGCTCTGGCGGGGGGCAATGCCTTTAGGACATGGCGCGCAACCAATGGCGAGCGCGATGCGACGGACATTCTTGATGAGGCACAAGCGCTGGGTCTGAAGGTCTGTATGGGACTTGATATTGCCCGCGAGCGACATGGCTTCGATTACTCCGATCAAACAGCAGTCGACGCCCAAACTGAACAAATGATGCAGGACGTTCTGCGGCTGAAAGATCACCCAGCACTCCTCATGTGGGGACTGGGCAACGAGCTGAACCTGCGCGCCAAAAATGAGGGTGTGTGGGATGCAGTCGAGGCACTCGCGCTACGCATTAAAGCTGAGGACCCTGATCATCCGGTGACCACCATGTTAGCTGGCATCGATGCTCACACAGTCGAGGCCATTGCTGCACGGGCGCCGTCACTCGACTTTCTGTCATTCCAAATTTATGGCGAGATTGATCATCTTCCAAAAATCTTAGACGAGGCCGGCTACGACGGTCCCTACCAAATCACAGAGTGGGGGCCAACCGGCCATTGGGAGAGCCCTGAAACCGCATGGGGAAGGCCTTTCGAACCATCGAGCACCGAAAAAGCCAACGACATCCTTCGTCGATACGAAGACATTATCCTGTCAGACGCCAAGCGGTGCCTCGGTTCCTATATTTTCCTGTGGGGCCAAAAACAGGAGCGAACCCCAACTTGGTATGGGATGTTCCTAGAGACCGGTGAGCGCACTGAGGCCGTAGAGGTCATGCAGAAAATGTGGACAGGCAATTTACCCACGCACAAGGCGCCCAAAATTCAATCCCTGTTTTTAAACCAACAAGAGGCACCGGTGAGTATTGAGGCCGACGTCGATCAAGTCCTCAGCGCCGAGGTAATGCTGACTGGGAATGACAATCACCTGATCTCTTGGCGGGTACGTGAGGAAGTCCCAGCAGCGCTTCAGAGCGATGGAGGTGATTTTGAGCCCACGCCCCCTACTCTTCACAGCATGACAGGGACGCACGCTCGGGAATTTAGTTTTAAGCTATCCAAGCCCGGCGAGTACCGCCTGTTTTGTCAGATCGATGCGCCCGAGAAAACCAGTGCCGTATCGAATATTCCGTTTCTTATTAAACCTAAACCTCTAAAGCTAAAGAGATTCCTCAACCTGTTCGGAAGAAAAGCCGCATGA
- a CDS encoding M20 family metallopeptidase gives MPDNTSIVMTTTQHRGVTVAALFLSLCSLIANANESVLNSIERRSDQLTDLSDLIWDLAEVGYQETRSSAALKSALEAEGFTIESGVAEIPTAFIASYGSGEPVIAVMGEFDALPGISQAALPYPKAVEGKHSAQACGHHLFGTGSLGAAIATREWLEQTGTSGTIQFFGTPAEEGGSGKVYMVRAGLFDNVDTVIHWHPASVNAADSASTLANRSAKFTFSGVSSHAASAPERGRSALDAVESMNFMVNLLREHVPASTRLHYVITDGGSAPNVVPNKAQSFYYVRHPDESSLRAIWDRVVATAEAAALGTSTTMSYEVIHGNYSVLPNDTLAQVMHKNLSAVGGVHYTETDLAFAKEIAKTLPDDALLAERAAQIKPYTSGVRGNGSTDVGDVSWTVPTVGMSAATWVPGTGAHTWQAVAAGRTPIGHKGMIVAAKSMALTAVDLFKNPALLSAAKDEFYSRRGRDFEYEALLGDREPPLDYRR, from the coding sequence ATGCCTGACAACACGAGCATCGTCATGACAACTACTCAACACCGAGGCGTCACGGTCGCCGCTTTGTTTTTATCACTGTGTTCACTAATCGCAAATGCCAACGAGAGCGTGCTCAACAGTATCGAGCGAAGATCGGATCAGCTCACGGACTTGAGTGATCTCATTTGGGACCTCGCCGAAGTGGGCTATCAGGAAACGCGCTCAAGCGCCGCTCTCAAGAGCGCACTAGAAGCCGAGGGGTTCACCATCGAGAGTGGTGTTGCGGAAATTCCCACGGCTTTTATCGCAAGCTATGGATCGGGGGAACCTGTCATCGCTGTCATGGGTGAATTCGATGCGTTACCGGGCATCAGTCAAGCCGCGCTGCCGTATCCAAAAGCGGTTGAGGGAAAACATTCGGCACAAGCCTGCGGTCACCACTTATTTGGCACCGGGTCACTCGGTGCGGCCATCGCCACAAGAGAGTGGCTCGAACAAACCGGCACATCGGGCACGATTCAGTTTTTCGGCACGCCGGCGGAGGAAGGCGGATCGGGAAAAGTCTACATGGTACGAGCAGGCCTTTTTGACAACGTCGACACTGTCATACATTGGCATCCGGCATCGGTTAATGCAGCTGATTCAGCCAGCACGCTTGCCAATCGCTCTGCAAAATTCACCTTTTCGGGGGTTTCTTCACACGCTGCGTCGGCGCCAGAGCGGGGCAGATCAGCCCTCGATGCGGTCGAGTCGATGAACTTTATGGTCAATCTATTACGAGAGCATGTGCCGGCTTCTACGAGGCTGCACTACGTCATCACAGATGGAGGCTCTGCACCTAACGTCGTTCCGAACAAAGCCCAGAGTTTTTATTACGTACGACATCCCGATGAGAGCAGTTTGAGAGCCATCTGGGACCGCGTGGTTGCCACAGCCGAAGCGGCGGCGCTCGGCACGAGTACGACAATGAGCTATGAAGTCATTCATGGTAATTACAGTGTGTTACCCAATGACACGCTCGCTCAGGTCATGCATAAAAACCTTTCGGCGGTGGGTGGCGTGCACTACACCGAGACCGACCTAGCCTTTGCTAAGGAGATTGCCAAGACCTTGCCCGACGACGCGCTACTGGCCGAAAGAGCAGCACAAATCAAACCCTACACCTCCGGCGTTCGCGGAAACGGATCAACAGACGTTGGCGATGTGAGCTGGACGGTACCGACGGTGGGCATGAGTGCGGCGACATGGGTCCCCGGCACAGGCGCACACACTTGGCAGGCGGTTGCGGCGGGACGCACACCCATTGGACACAAAGGCATGATCGTCGCCGCGAAATCGATGGCACTGACCGCCGTCGATCTCTTCAAAAACCCAGCGCTTCTCAGTGCCGCAAAAGACGAGTTTTACTCACGGCGTGGTCGAGACTTCGAATACGAGGCGTTATTGGGTGATAGAGAGCCGCCGCTCGACTACCGCCGCTAA
- a CDS encoding DUF2452 domain-containing protein has protein sequence MDDTVNPQGNPQGKGVVMVLQQMAAAAPAEIRPKSADEALLDYWCSSLVLSAAFKFRVAPDNTYFLYRVGLDWQLSLIAPNEWGARIPGEFVAECQLSPDMTWQLQFDDNLSPSVRAALVSFLEGFQAQAASSESFDEMLPDYVESLPYQQRVLASALKRSLKHSLRLAGDNGVGLLAAVVERRLSITQ, from the coding sequence ATGGACGACACGGTGAATCCACAAGGAAATCCGCAAGGAAAAGGCGTCGTCATGGTCTTGCAACAAATGGCGGCCGCAGCGCCTGCCGAAATTCGCCCTAAGTCAGCCGATGAGGCGCTTTTGGACTATTGGTGTTCGAGTCTGGTGTTGTCCGCCGCATTCAAATTCAGGGTTGCTCCGGATAACACCTATTTTTTGTATCGGGTAGGTTTGGACTGGCAGCTCTCTTTGATTGCCCCTAATGAGTGGGGCGCACGAATCCCCGGCGAATTCGTTGCCGAGTGTCAGCTGAGTCCTGATATGACATGGCAATTGCAATTTGACGACAATTTGAGCCCCTCGGTGCGCGCTGCCTTGGTGTCGTTTCTTGAGGGGTTTCAAGCACAGGCTGCGTCGTCAGAAAGCTTTGACGAAATGCTTCCCGATTACGTTGAGAGCCTGCCCTATCAACAACGGGTTCTGGCTTCTGCGCTCAAGCGGTCCTTGAAACATTCTTTGCGGCTTGCGGGCGACAATGGGGTGGGGCTTTTAGCGGCGGTAGTCGAGCGGCGGCTCTCTATCACCCAATAA
- a CDS encoding c-type cytochrome, giving the protein MNTNVIVAGFAIAITAIIWVGTTTNDESWTGNRNACVGDCYQEWKAENGGSIADIERVKQEALAAASPEALGESYYGQCVACHGGNGEGGIGPQLAGQAMSDISSKLTAYREGEARGAQSAMMWPVAKPMTDDDIGNLAAYIGTL; this is encoded by the coding sequence ATGAATACAAACGTCATCGTCGCGGGGTTCGCGATTGCTATCACCGCAATAATTTGGGTGGGAACCACCACCAATGACGAGTCATGGACTGGTAACCGCAATGCTTGCGTGGGTGATTGCTATCAGGAATGGAAGGCCGAAAACGGCGGCAGTATCGCCGACATTGAGCGTGTTAAACAGGAAGCGCTTGCGGCAGCATCACCTGAGGCGCTGGGCGAGAGTTACTACGGACAGTGCGTTGCCTGTCACGGCGGCAATGGCGAGGGCGGTATTGGACCTCAATTAGCGGGTCAGGCGATGAGTGACATCTCCAGCAAACTCACAGCCTATCGTGAGGGTGAAGCTCGAGGTGCACAGTCCGCTATGATGTGGCCTGTCGCAAAACCCATGACCGATGACGACATCGGGAATTTAGCGGCTTATATCGGCACGCTTTGA
- a CDS encoding TetR/AcrR family transcriptional regulator yields MAGSNQGISIDGRRQRGERTRLAIIDAALSLQEEGILVPTAQQISDRAGVLIRSFFRHFDDMETLFKAADDQLRDSYEALFIGGDRQGSLKERVNRAVERRSAAFEQLKNVVLGTKAQLWRYETLRTNYARNQRGLRKDLEVWLPELQDLTEVDCESIHASASFEMWHRLRSEQGLSLEASRTVVISLLMALLTSD; encoded by the coding sequence ATGGCGGGCAGTAACCAAGGCATCTCTATAGATGGGCGAAGGCAACGCGGTGAGCGCACGCGCCTCGCCATTATCGACGCGGCGCTCTCCCTTCAGGAAGAGGGCATATTGGTCCCTACCGCTCAGCAGATATCAGATCGTGCCGGCGTTTTAATACGTTCGTTCTTCCGTCATTTCGACGATATGGAAACGCTCTTCAAAGCGGCCGATGATCAATTACGTGATTCTTATGAAGCCTTGTTTATCGGTGGCGACAGACAGGGTTCGCTCAAAGAACGAGTCAATCGGGCCGTTGAGCGACGAAGTGCTGCGTTTGAGCAACTGAAAAACGTGGTATTGGGCACTAAAGCGCAGCTATGGCGCTACGAGACACTTCGAACAAACTACGCGCGGAATCAGCGAGGTTTGCGAAAAGATCTGGAGGTGTGGTTACCGGAGCTACAAGACTTGACTGAGGTTGATTGCGAGTCCATCCATGCGAGCGCGTCGTTTGAGATGTGGCACCGGCTTCGTAGCGAGCAAGGCTTATCTTTAGAGGCTAGCCGCACGGTCGTAATATCGTTGCTGATGGCTTTGCTCACCTCGGATTGA
- a CDS encoding sterol desaturase family protein — protein sequence MNLIALAVPFFLLAIAIEWLWGRWSGRDTYRLTDAVSSLTLGGLSQARRFVALGVGGSVYAWLSSVTPFATWTAEGWEAWIVAFCLYDLCYYCSHRAGHEIKLFWAAHVVHHQSEDYNLSTALRQTSSGFLFGWIFYTPLFFIGVPVEMMVTVGALNLIYQFWVHTEHVGELGWFEYVFVSPSNHRVHHARNTCYLDRNYGGVFIIWDRLFGTYQRELPSEPCVYGITKPIRSWSPVEAWIHVYRDILSDMVRTRRWGERLWVPFSHPAWQPSDLRPDATSRGEEHGPFEKYDPKISRVRKMSGAANLIQITVLLLLAQQSEILVGFEGYVWALMLWLGVANAALLSNADSRLFRLQEIVKVLTLSAFALQLPTFTAVLVISLALLGTGWQWIGSKEVAVATS from the coding sequence ATGAATCTAATTGCGTTGGCCGTTCCCTTCTTCTTACTTGCAATCGCTATCGAGTGGTTGTGGGGCCGTTGGTCTGGGCGAGACACCTACAGACTCACGGATGCGGTGAGCAGTCTCACGCTGGGTGGACTATCGCAAGCCCGTCGGTTTGTTGCACTGGGTGTGGGCGGTTCGGTTTATGCCTGGTTGTCTTCCGTTACGCCCTTTGCGACCTGGACGGCAGAGGGCTGGGAGGCATGGATAGTTGCCTTTTGTTTGTATGATCTTTGTTATTACTGCTCGCACCGAGCAGGGCACGAAATAAAGCTCTTTTGGGCTGCCCATGTCGTTCATCATCAGAGCGAGGACTACAACCTATCGACTGCCCTGCGGCAGACGAGCTCAGGCTTCTTGTTTGGTTGGATTTTTTATACACCCCTCTTTTTTATCGGTGTGCCCGTTGAAATGATGGTGACGGTAGGCGCTTTGAATCTTATCTATCAGTTCTGGGTGCATACCGAGCATGTTGGTGAGCTCGGTTGGTTCGAATACGTTTTTGTATCTCCCTCGAATCATCGCGTGCACCACGCAAGAAACACCTGCTATCTGGACCGAAACTACGGTGGCGTATTTATTATATGGGACCGCTTGTTTGGCACTTATCAACGTGAATTACCTTCTGAGCCTTGTGTCTATGGCATTACTAAACCCATAAGATCGTGGTCACCTGTCGAAGCGTGGATTCACGTTTACAGAGACATACTCAGCGATATGGTGCGCACCCGACGTTGGGGAGAACGCCTATGGGTGCCTTTCTCTCACCCAGCATGGCAGCCATCTGATTTGAGGCCTGACGCAACATCGAGGGGGGAAGAGCACGGCCCTTTTGAAAAGTACGATCCAAAAATTTCACGCGTGAGGAAGATGAGTGGCGCTGCAAATTTGATTCAGATCACGGTGCTTTTGCTGCTGGCGCAACAGAGCGAGATACTAGTGGGCTTTGAGGGTTATGTATGGGCTTTGATGCTTTGGCTGGGTGTCGCAAACGCCGCCTTGCTCAGCAACGCCGACTCTCGGCTGTTTAGGTTACAGGAGATAGTGAAAGTCCTGACATTGAGCGCTTTTGCGCTGCAACTACCAACCTTCACTGCCGTGCTTGTTATTTCGCTGGCATTATTGGGTACAGGTTGGCAGTGGATAGGTAGCAAAGAGGTGGCTGTCGCCACCTCTTGA
- a CDS encoding MFS transporter, translating to MNTDTLSTTAAPNAGTKLTRSSHIPMPQKIAFGIGMLANQMFPAALGIFMVILVQSLGMSPILWGLIFFLPKLVDALTDPLMGYISDRTESRWGKRRPFIFIGAFVAGLSYIAMWQLSAENSQLYNFWYFLGWSIVFFIGMTIFSVPYVAMGYEMSDDYHERTRLMAIAQWIGQWAWVIAPWFWIVLYDPNWFESATEGARTLSIYVGLGCMAMAMVPAIFCNSVDTTNDSEESSGLTLAETFRELFHGIAITLKNKPFQRICMATFFIFNAYNCVAGFTFFIIVYYMNGGDPVAAGNWPALFGSVSALFTCFLVIPIVNYMCQVHGKHKTFLITQGMSLLGYAMFWWSFTPENPYLMFVPIPLFVFGIGGLFTIMMSMTADICDLDELETFERREGLFGAIYWWMVKFGAAFAGLLSGLILAFVGFDQTLDVQSDEALAGLRAAFIIVPATGTLLGIWAMWNYDLNEEQVRSIRSELDARQNT from the coding sequence ATGAACACCGACACATTATCGACCACTGCCGCACCAAACGCCGGCACAAAGCTGACTCGTAGCAGCCACATCCCAATGCCGCAAAAGATTGCTTTTGGCATTGGCATGCTGGCCAATCAGATGTTCCCAGCAGCGCTGGGCATCTTTATGGTCATCCTAGTTCAGAGCCTGGGTATGAGTCCCATTTTGTGGGGGCTCATTTTCTTTCTCCCTAAACTCGTGGATGCGTTAACAGACCCACTGATGGGTTACATCTCCGATCGAACAGAATCCAGATGGGGTAAGCGGCGTCCTTTCATATTCATCGGCGCTTTCGTCGCTGGGCTCTCCTACATTGCGATGTGGCAACTCTCAGCGGAAAACAGCCAACTGTACAATTTCTGGTATTTCTTGGGCTGGTCTATTGTCTTTTTCATTGGCATGACGATTTTCAGCGTTCCCTATGTCGCCATGGGGTATGAAATGAGTGACGACTACCACGAGCGCACGCGGTTGATGGCTATTGCGCAATGGATTGGCCAGTGGGCTTGGGTAATCGCCCCGTGGTTTTGGATCGTTCTCTACGATCCAAATTGGTTTGAATCCGCAACCGAGGGGGCACGAACACTCTCAATTTACGTGGGGTTGGGCTGTATGGCGATGGCTATGGTGCCCGCCATTTTCTGCAACTCTGTCGATACAACCAACGACAGTGAAGAGTCGTCCGGGTTAACTCTGGCTGAGACCTTTCGAGAGTTGTTTCATGGCATTGCCATTACGTTAAAAAATAAACCTTTCCAACGTATTTGTATGGCTACATTTTTTATCTTTAATGCCTATAACTGTGTCGCGGGGTTCACCTTTTTCATCATTGTTTATTACATGAACGGAGGCGATCCGGTTGCCGCAGGGAATTGGCCTGCACTGTTTGGCAGTGTCTCTGCGTTATTTACCTGCTTCCTCGTGATTCCCATCGTTAACTATATGTGTCAAGTCCATGGGAAGCACAAAACATTCCTCATCACCCAGGGAATGTCACTTTTAGGCTACGCGATGTTTTGGTGGAGCTTTACACCGGAAAACCCATACCTAATGTTCGTCCCCATCCCACTCTTTGTATTTGGCATTGGTGGTCTTTTCACCATCATGATGTCAATGACGGCCGATATTTGCGACCTCGACGAGCTCGAGACATTTGAGCGGCGAGAGGGGCTATTTGGCGCTATTTATTGGTGGATGGTGAAGTTTGGAGCAGCCTTTGCGGGCCTTTTGAGTGGTCTCATTCTGGCGTTTGTTGGCTTCGACCAAACACTGGACGTACAGAGTGATGAAGCGCTTGCGGGGTTGAGAGCTGCCTTCATTATCGTCCCAGCTACGGGCACTCTGTTGGGCATATGGGCCATGTGGAATTATGACCTCAACGAAGAACAAGTAAGGTCTATACGTTCAGAGTTGGACGCGAGGCAGAACACATAA
- a CDS encoding acyl-CoA thioesterase, producing the protein MNAAYTGQIKVRFADTDANGHTYFGSYLVLADEVVSEYLAQVGWDGGTDGDFLTFTVNANIDFVGECMAWDILEVSCRFTKIGNSSCALEFEMLNTSTNEVATRGSFTYVFVDKATRKSRPIPQAIKTAIIAAQPELAG; encoded by the coding sequence GTGAATGCTGCTTACACGGGACAAATTAAAGTTAGGTTTGCCGATACTGACGCTAACGGGCACACCTACTTCGGAAGCTACTTGGTTCTCGCCGATGAGGTCGTGTCCGAATACCTCGCACAGGTTGGCTGGGACGGTGGGACAGACGGGGATTTCTTGACCTTCACAGTAAATGCCAATATCGACTTTGTTGGCGAATGTATGGCGTGGGACATTTTGGAAGTGTCGTGTCGTTTCACTAAAATAGGTAACAGCAGCTGTGCACTTGAGTTTGAGATGTTGAATACGTCGACGAATGAGGTGGCCACTCGAGGGTCGTTTACCTACGTTTTTGTTGATAAGGCAACGCGCAAGAGTCGCCCAATTCCACAGGCCATCAAGACTGCAATCATCGCGGCACAGCCAGAGTTGGCAGGTTAA